From Pan paniscus chromosome 9, NHGRI_mPanPan1-v2.0_pri, whole genome shotgun sequence, the proteins below share one genomic window:
- the DPF2 gene encoding zinc finger protein ubi-d4 isoform X1 encodes MAAVVENVVKLLGEQYYKDAMEQCHNYNARLCAERSVRLPFLDSQTGVAQSNCYIWMEKRHRGPGLASGQLYSYPARRWRKKRRAHPPEDPRLSFPSIKPDTDQTLKKEGLISQDGSSLEALLRTDPLEKRGAPDPRVDDDSLGEFPVTNSRARKRILEPDDFLDDLDDEDYEEDTPKRRGKGKSKGKGVGSARKKLDASILEDRDKPYACDNSFKQKHTSKAPQRVCGKRYKNRPGLSYHYAHSHLAEEEGEDKEDSQPPTPVSQRSEEQKSKKGPDGLALPNNYCDFCLGDSKINKKTGQPEELVSCSDCGRSGHPSCLQFTPVMMAAVKTYRWQCIECKCCNICGTSENDDQLLFCDDCDRGYHMYCLTPSMSEPPEGSWSCHLCLDLLKEKASIYQNQNSS; translated from the exons CCTTGGGGAGCAGTACTACAAAGATGCCATGGAGCAGTGCCACAATTACAATGCTCGCCTCTGTGCTGAGCGCAGCGTGCGCCTGCCTTTCTTGGACTCACAGACCGGAGTAGCCCAGAGCAATTGTTACATCTGGATGGAAAAGCGACACCGGGGTCCAG GATTGGCCTCCGGACAGCTGTACTCCTACCCTGCCCGGCGCTGGCGGAAAAAGCGGCGAGCCCATCCCCCTGAGGATCCACGACTTTCCTTCCCATCTATTAAGCCAG ACACAGACCAGACCCTGAAGAAGGAGGGGCTGATCTCTCAGGATGGCAGTAGTTTAGAGGCTCTGTTGCGCACTGACCCCCTGGAGAAGCGAGGTGCCCCGGATCCCCGAGTTGATGATGACAGCCTGGGCGAGTTTCCTGTGACCAACAGTCGAGCACGAAAG CGGATCCTAGAACCAGATGACTTCCTGGATGACCTCGATGATGAAGACTATGAAGAAGATACTCCCAAGCGTCGGGGAAAGGGGAAATCCAAG GGTAAGGGTGTGGGCAGTGCCCGTAAGAAGCTGGATGCTTCCATCCTGGAGGACCGGGATAAGCCCTATGCCTGTGACA aTAGTTTCAAACAAAAGCATACCTCGAAAGCGCCCCAGAGAG TTTGTGGAAAACGTTACAAGAACCGACCAGGCCTCAGTTACCACTATGCCCACTCCCACTTGGctgaggaggagggtgaggacaaGGAAGACTCTCAACCACCCACTCCTGTTTCCCAGAGGTCTGAGGAGCAGAAAT CCAAAAAGGGTCCTGATGGATTGGCCTTGCCCAACAACTACTGTGACTTCTGCCTGGGGGACTCAAAGATTAACAAGAAGACGGGACAACCCGAGGAGCTGGTGTCCTGTTCTGACTGTGGCCGCTCAG GGCATCCATCTTGCCTCCAGTTTACCCCCGTGATGATGGCGGCAGTGAAGACATACCGCTGGCAGTGCATCGAGTGCAAATGTTGCAACATCTGCGGCACCTCCGAGAATGAC GACCAGTTGCTCTTCTGTGATGACTGCGATCGTGGCTACCACATGTACTGTCTCACCCCGTCCATGTCTGAGCCCCCTGAAG GAAGTTGGAGCTGCCACCTGTGTCTGGACCTGTTGAAAGAGAAAGCTTCCATCTACCAGAACCAGAACTCCTCTTGA
- the DPF2 gene encoding zinc finger protein ubi-d4 isoform X3, protein MEQCHNYNARLCAERSVRLPFLDSQTGVAQSNCYIWMEKRHRGPGLASGQLYSYPARRWRKKRRAHPPEDPRLSFPSIKPDTDQTLKKEGLISQDGSSLEALLRTDPLEKRGAPDPRVDDDSLGEFPVTNSRARKRILEPDDFLDDLDDEDYEEDTPKRRGKGKSKGKGVGSARKKLDASILEDRDKPYACDNSFKQKHTSKAPQRVCGKRYKNRPGLSYHYAHSHLAEEEGEDKEDSQPPTPVSQRSEEQKSKKGPDGLALPNNYCDFCLGDSKINKKTGQPEELVSCSDCGRSGHPSCLQFTPVMMAAVKTYRWQCIECKCCNICGTSENDDQLLFCDDCDRGYHMYCLTPSMSEPPEGSWSCHLCLDLLKEKASIYQNQNSS, encoded by the exons ATGGAGCAGTGCCACAATTACAATGCTCGCCTCTGTGCTGAGCGCAGCGTGCGCCTGCCTTTCTTGGACTCACAGACCGGAGTAGCCCAGAGCAATTGTTACATCTGGATGGAAAAGCGACACCGGGGTCCAG GATTGGCCTCCGGACAGCTGTACTCCTACCCTGCCCGGCGCTGGCGGAAAAAGCGGCGAGCCCATCCCCCTGAGGATCCACGACTTTCCTTCCCATCTATTAAGCCAG ACACAGACCAGACCCTGAAGAAGGAGGGGCTGATCTCTCAGGATGGCAGTAGTTTAGAGGCTCTGTTGCGCACTGACCCCCTGGAGAAGCGAGGTGCCCCGGATCCCCGAGTTGATGATGACAGCCTGGGCGAGTTTCCTGTGACCAACAGTCGAGCACGAAAG CGGATCCTAGAACCAGATGACTTCCTGGATGACCTCGATGATGAAGACTATGAAGAAGATACTCCCAAGCGTCGGGGAAAGGGGAAATCCAAG GGTAAGGGTGTGGGCAGTGCCCGTAAGAAGCTGGATGCTTCCATCCTGGAGGACCGGGATAAGCCCTATGCCTGTGACA aTAGTTTCAAACAAAAGCATACCTCGAAAGCGCCCCAGAGAG TTTGTGGAAAACGTTACAAGAACCGACCAGGCCTCAGTTACCACTATGCCCACTCCCACTTGGctgaggaggagggtgaggacaaGGAAGACTCTCAACCACCCACTCCTGTTTCCCAGAGGTCTGAGGAGCAGAAAT CCAAAAAGGGTCCTGATGGATTGGCCTTGCCCAACAACTACTGTGACTTCTGCCTGGGGGACTCAAAGATTAACAAGAAGACGGGACAACCCGAGGAGCTGGTGTCCTGTTCTGACTGTGGCCGCTCAG GGCATCCATCTTGCCTCCAGTTTACCCCCGTGATGATGGCGGCAGTGAAGACATACCGCTGGCAGTGCATCGAGTGCAAATGTTGCAACATCTGCGGCACCTCCGAGAATGAC GACCAGTTGCTCTTCTGTGATGACTGCGATCGTGGCTACCACATGTACTGTCTCACCCCGTCCATGTCTGAGCCCCCTGAAG GAAGTTGGAGCTGCCACCTGTGTCTGGACCTGTTGAAAGAGAAAGCTTCCATCTACCAGAACCAGAACTCCTCTTGA
- the TIGD3 gene encoding tigger transposable element-derived protein 3, which yields MELSSKKKLHALSLAEKIQVLELLDESKMSQSEVARRFQVSQPQISRICKNKEKLLADWCSGTANRERKRKRESKYSGIDEALLCWYHIARAKAWDVTGPMLLHKAKELADIMGQDFVPSIGWLVRWKRRNNVGFGARHVLAPSFPPEPPPPGLTSQAQLPLSLKDFSPEDVFGCAELPLLYRAVPGSFGACDQIQVLLCANSRGTEKRRVLLGGLQAAPRCFFGIRSEALPASYHPDLGIPWLEWLAQFDRDMGQQGRQVALLLAARVVEELAGLPGLYHVKLLPLAASSTTPPLPSSVVRAFKAHYRHRLLGKLAAIQSKRDGTSLAEAGAGITVLDALHVASAAWAKVPPQLIFSSFIQEGLAPGKTPPSSHKASEMPPVPGGLSLEEFSRFVDLEGEEPRSGVCKEETGTEDEKGDREGAFESLPTKADALRALGTLRRWFECNSTSPELFEKFYDCEEEVERLCCL from the coding sequence ATGGAGCTGAGCAGCAAGAAGAAGCTTCACGCCCTGTCCCTGGCCGAGAAGATCCAGGTGCTGGAACTCCTGGATGAGTCCAAGATGTCCCAGTCGGAGGTGGCCCGGCGCTTCCAGGTTTCCCAGCCCCAGATCTCGCGCATCTGCAAGAATAAGGAGAAGCTGCTGGCGGACTGGTGCAGCGGCACAGCCAACCGAGAGCGCAAGCGCAAGCGGGAGTCCAAGTACAGCGGGATCGACGAGGCTCTGCTCTGCTGGTACCACATTGCCCGGGCCAAGGCCTGGGACGTGACGGGGCCCATGCTGCTCCACAAAGCCAAGGAGCTGGCCGATATCATGGGCCAGGACTTCGTGCCCAGCATCGGCTGGCTGGTCCGCTGGAAACGCCGAAACAACGTCGGCTTTGGGGCCCGCCATGTTCTTGCGCCTTCATTCCCCCCTGAGCCACCTCCCCCGGGGCTCACATCCCAGGCTCAGCTGCCTCTTTCCCTAAAAGACTTCTCTCCAGAGGACGTGTTTGGCTGTGCTGAATTGCCCTTGCTGTATCGGGCAGTGCCCGGCAGCTTTGGTGCATGTGATCAAATACAGGTGCTGCTGTGTGCCAACAGCAGGGGCACCGAGAAGCGGCGTGTACTGCTGGGTGGGCTCCAGGCTGCCCCGAGATGCTTCTTTGGGATCCGCAGTGAGGCTCTGCCTGCCTCCTACCACCCGGACCTGGGCATCCCCTGGTTAGAGTGGTTGGCACAGTTTGACCGGGACATGGGACAGCAGGGCCGACAGGTGGCTTTGCTGCTGGCTGCCCGAGTGGTGGAGGAGCTGGCAGGCCTGCCTGGGCTCTACCACGTGAAGCTCTTGCCTCTGGCCGCCTCTAGCACCACGCCTCCCCTGCCCAGCTCAGTGGTCCGGGCCTTTAAGGCCCATTACCGACACCGGCTGTTGGGCAAACTGGCTGCCATCCAAAGCAAGAGGGATGGCACCTCGCTGGCCGAGGCCGGGGCAGGCATCACCGTGCTGGACGCCCTGCACGTGGCGTCTGCCGCCTGGGCCAAGGTGCCTCCTCAGCTCATTTTCAGCAGCTTCATTCAAGAAGGGCTGGCTCCCGGCAAAACGCCCCCGTCCTCGCACAAAGCCTCTGAGATGCCACCAGTCCCCGGCGGGCTGAGCCTGGAGGAGTTTTCCCGCTTTGTGGACCTGGAGGGTGAGGAGCCAAGGTCTGGAGTATGTAAGGAGGAGACAGGCACTGAAGACGAGAAGGGGGACAGAGAGGGTGCCTTTGAGTCCCTGCCCACCAAAGCTGATGCCCTCCGGGCCCTGGGCACCTTGAGGAGGTGGTTTGAATGCAACAGCACTTCTCCTGAGCTATTTGAAAAATTCTACGACTGTGAGGAGGAGGTGGAGCGGCTTTGCTGCCTATGA